CGGCAGTCTAGGAAGATGCAGTCAACCTGTCCCTCTCTCTTGTCTTATTTTCGCTACCATGTCAAGGACCATGTAACGACCATGTCAACGACCACGTCAACGACCATGTCCACGACCATTTCAACGACCCTGTCCACGACCACGTCAAGGACCATGTCCACGACCATGTCAACGACCATGTCCACGACCACGTCATTGACCATGTCAACAACCATGTCCAAGACCATGTCAACGACCACGTCAGGACCACGTCAACGACCATGTCAACGCCCATATCAACGACCACGTCAACGACCGTGTCAACGACCATATCAACGACCACGTCAAGGACCACGTCAACGACCATGCCAACGACCATGTCAACGACCATGTCAACGACCACGTCAAGGACCATGTCAACGACCATGTCAACGACCATGTCAACGACTACGTCCACGACCATGTCAACGACCATGTCAACGAGCACGTCAACGACCATGTCAACGACCATGTCAACGACCTTGTCCACGACCGTGTCAACGACCACGTCATTGACCATGTCAACGACCATGTCAACGACCATGTCAACGACCATGTCAACGACCATGTCAACGACTACGTCCACGACCATGTCAACGACCATGTCAACGACCATGTCAACGACCACGTCAACGACCATGTCAACGACCATGTCAACAACCATGTCCACGACCATGTCCACGACCATGTCAACGATCATGTCCAAGACCATGTCAACGACCACGTCAGGACCATGCCAACGACCATGTCAACGACCATGTCAACGACCATGTCAACGACCACGTCAACGACCATGTCAACGACCATGTCAACGACCACATCAACGACCATGTCAAAGACCTCGTCCACGACCATGTCAACGACCTTGTCAACGATCATGTTAACGACCATGTCAAAGACCTTGCCCACGACCATGTCAACGACCATGTCTACGACCATGTCAACGACCATGTCTACGACCATGTCTACGACCATGTCAACAACCTTGTCAGCGACCATGTCAACGAGCACGTCAAGGACCATGTCAACGATCATGTCCACGACCATGTCAACGACCACGTCAACGACCACGTCAACGACCATATCCACGACCACGTCAACGACCACGTCAAGGACCATGTCAAGGACCACGTCAAGGACCATGTCAACGACCATGTCTACGACCACGTCAACGACCACGTCAACGACCACGTCAACGACCACGTCAACGACCATGTCAACGACCACGTCAACGACCACGTCAACGACCACGTCAACGACCATATCCACGACCATGTCAACGACCACGTCAACGACCATGTCCACGTCCATGTCAACGACCACGTCAACGACCATGTCAACGGCCACGTCAACGACCATATCCATGACCATGTAAACGACCTCGTCCACGACCATGATCTCGACCATGTCAACGACCACGTCCACGACCATGTCCACGATTATGTCAACGACCATGTCAACGACCACGTCAACGACCATGTCAACGACCACGTCAACGACCATGTCAACGGCCACGTCAACGACCATGTCAACGACCATGTCAAGGACCATGTCAACGACCATGCCAACGACCACGTCAACGACCACGTCAACGACCATGTCAACGACCTTGTCAACGACCATGGCAACGACCATGTCCATGACCACGTCGAGGACCATGTCAACGAGCATGTCCACGATCATGTCCACGACCATGTCAACGACCATGTCTACGACCACGTCAAGGACCATgtccactgttacggccctattgggtcgcaactgggttcttttctgatgttattagaatttgggaatccggccccaagttagtagtggctttcaaggggtgtgttccgtaacgcaagtaaattaaaggggaagggatacaaacgcactaatttaaatatataattaccaccaccaacaaataAATATCTCAGTCACTCGCTGggtctataactacacttatgtacaataacttgtcttcctccgaagactcaggatgtttcacggtgctcacgatgagtagccctggttctcttctttgtggcccacgatgaatccttcgattctctaggcgaatctaccctggccacaggccagccaaatcacagtcccactgggtgcaccgtcgtggaggccttcaaccacaaatccagcctgtagctggcaggttccaatcagctccgctgcgtaggccactccacgaccgatactagggttgcgagccctaggcaggagcctcgtgtgattccacagatcactctcatcaccacagtggctagtctctttcaccagtcaacccccgggtacgacgattcctcaactctgccacgtcacaggcaggctaacactctcagcagtgttcttccgggagcaactcacagcttctgcagcaaacacgtggagagactttggctgccttgggtagactgccccaccatccaatccagcagtcccaggtcgactctgtaatcagacacgtcatcagtactagggacactctagggcacctcacttacaggcttagacacaaacgcccacctatccactccatagatggcgttgctgtctaagcgtcacctcaccagaggtcagcagcggctatgttacgagctgattaagacgggaatccagcccctgtggccggtatatcccgtcctcactagatggtgtcgtccatttggagggggtttcgggagcagaccCACAGATGGCATTGTCGTCACCGCTCCGTGCTACGATGCTGGGCTCAGGTCCGTAACATCCACGACCATGTCCACGACCACGACAACGACCATGTCAACGACCATGTCCACGACCATGTCAGCGACCATGTCAACTACCATGTCAGCGACCATGTCAACTACCATGTCAACGACCATGTCAACGACCATGTCAACGACCATATCAACGACCATGTCCACGACCATGTCGACGACCATGTCATACAGATAATCCCAGTGTGTTAACCATGGTGTTCCGTCTCTGTGTGGAAAATTTACTTCACAGTTCTACAATTATTTTTCTGATTAACATTGATCATGGAAGTCCTTGTTAGTGACATTTTAGAGAAcatccataggagccgtgataagggttcgaacctgcgcggTGGGTGTTCCAGGCACACGGTGTGTACAACCGCCCtctggcgcaaaacatagtactaagtagaactatgcgttcgtaaatggaaggtaattttagttccttcctcatgttaacaattgtgacagttctaggacaccccaggatgatgcgcatggcatcattctctaCTACATCCAGGCCTTAAAAAAttatggtccccccagctctattcaaattaaattgagatccgttctaaacaattctgactattCCCTCAAGCCGCCGCAAAAAGCTacttacagtgtgtggctcagttgttgtgcctataatcttctgaaactgaatgtgtctcttaatcctgataaaactgttcactatattcccccttagaaagatgtacaggtctcTATACACTATaccccccatcagtgtaaaacaaatgtataacactgaaactatgagatgtataacattagaagctattgacagtcatcatcttcaaaatctcaaaccgactgaatcctatgcctttactgatggctctgtgtagTTAGACAGTTCTGCACAGTTCTACTGTGCAGGCACTggcagaacaggttgtgcatgtgtagtatataaagggaatgaaatgatcatgtctagtacacagagattgaacaactgggcaaacacgacacagaccgagctattgggcatctagccactgaatactttaagctcaatggtggtggagtgatattctgtgactctgaaagtgctctgcagtccttaaataacaaatcacaatgtatgtctgaagtagcttgtaatactaaatggaatgtaatttttgccaataactcttgtataaaatttgtgtggattttttttatcgtTGAAtttatcccatgttggagttggaaaacatgactttgtagatagaTTGGGCaaagaggcttgcaggaaagataacattgattatgactttggactatctaatgcaattattagaaacatgcaaattaaagaaattacttcAGGTATACAAGAACTAAGAAATACTTAGAGACCTGAAAGCTTCAGTATtaaaagttttgtaataataggtatttgtatggtcagcacagtaactggaccaggcaatgtgatgtagtcattgtggtAATTCGCCACAATGACTACATCATTGTGGCGAATTAGTAGTGGTAGGTGGTGACAGGCGTGGTGACAGTACTGGTGGGTGGAGACAGGTGCAGACAGGCGTGGTGACAGTACTGGTGGGTGGAGACAGGCGTGGTGACAGTACTGGTGGGTGAAGACAGGTGGAGACAGGCGTGGTGACAGTACTGGTGGGTGGAGACAGGTGGAGACAGGCGTGGTGACAGTACTGGTGGGTGGAGACAGGTGGAGACAAGcgtggtgacagtagtggtgggtggagacaggcgtggtgacagtagtggtgggtggagagAGGCGTGGTGACAGTACTGGTGGGTGGAGACAGGTGGAGACAGGCGTGGTGACAGTACTGGTGGGTGAAGACAGGTGGAGACAGGcgtggtgacagtagtggtgggtggagacAGTTGCAGACAGGCGTGGTGACAGTACTGGTGGGTGGAGACAGGTGGAGACAGGCGTGGTGACAGTACTGGTGGGTAGAGACAGGTGGAGACAGGCGTGGTGACAGTACTGGTGGGTGGAGACAGGTGGAGACAGGcgtggtgacagtagtggtgggtggagacaggtggagacaggcgtggtgacagtagtggtgggtggagacaggcgtggtgacagtactggtgggtggagacaggcgtggtgacagtagtggtgggtggagacaggcgtggtgacagtagtggtgggtggagacaggtgcagacaggcgtggtgacagtactggtgggtggagacaggtggagacaggcgtggtgacagtattggtgggtggagacaggcgtggtgacagtagtggtgggtggagacaggcgtggtgacagtagtggtgggtggagacaggtggagacaggcgtggtgacagtagtggtgggtggagacAGGTGCAGACAGGTGTGGTGACAGTGCTGGTGGGTGGAGACAGGTGCAGACAGGCGTGGTGACAGTACTGGTGGGTGGAGACAGGCGTGGTGACAGTACTGGTGGGTGGAGACAGGTGCAGACAGGCGTGGTGAcgtggtgacagtagtggtgggtggagacaggtgcagacaggcgtggtgacagtactggtgggtggagacaggtgcagacaggcgtggtgacagtagtggtgggtggagacaggtggagacaggcgtggtgacagtactggtgggtggagacaggtggagacaggcgtggtgacagtagtggtgggtggagacaggtggagacaggcgtggtgacagtactggtgggtggagacaggtgcagacaggcgtggtgacagtactggtgggtggagacaggcgtggtgacagtagtggtgggtggagacAGTTGCAGACAGGcgtggtgacagtagtggtgggtggagacaggcgtggtgacagtactggtgggtggagacaggcgtggtgacagtactggtgggtgcagacaggcgtggtgacagtactggtgggtggagacaggcgtggtgacagtactggtgggtggagacaggtgcagacaggcgtggtgacagtactggtgggtggagacaggtagagacaggcgtggtgacagtagtggtgggtgaagacaggcgtggtgacagtagtggtgggtggtgacaggCGTGGTGACAGTACTGGTGGGTGGAGACAGGCGTGGTGACAGTACTGGTGGGTGGAGACAGGTGCAGACAGGCGTGGTGACAGTACTGGTGGGTGGAGACAGGCGTGGTGACAGTACTGGTGGGTGAAGACAGGTGGAGACAGGCGTGGTGACAGTACTGGTGGGTGGAGACAGGCGTGGTGACAGTACTGGTGGGTGGAGACAGGTGGAGACAGGcgtggtgacagtagtggtgggtggagacaggcgtggtgacagtagtggtgggtggagacAGGTGGAGACAGGCGTGGTGAAagtagtggtgggtggagacaggtggagacaggcgtggtgacagtactggtgggtggagacaggtggagacaggcgtggtgacagtactggtgggtggagacaggtggagacaggcgtggtgacagtactggtgggtggagacagacgtggtgacagtagtggtgggtggagacaggtgcagacaggcgtggtgacagtagtggtgggtggagacaggcgtggtgacagtagtggtgggtggaaaCAGGTGGAGACAGGCGTGGTGACAGTACTGGTGGGTGGAGACAGGTGCAGACAGGcgtggtgacagtagtggtgggtggagacaggcgtggtgacagtagtggtgggtggagacaggcgtggtgacagtactggtgggtggagacaggcgtggtgacagtagtggtgggtggagacAGGTGCAGACAGGCGTGGTGACAGTACTGGTGGGTGGAGACAAGTGGAGACAGGCGTGGTGACAGCAGTGGTGGGTGGAGACAGGTGGAGACAGGCGTGTTGACAGTACTGGTGGGTGGAGACAGGCGTGTTGACAGTACTGGTGGGTGGAGACAGGTGGAGACAGGCGTGGTGACAGTACTGGTGGGTGGAGACAGGcgtggtgacagtagtggtgggtggagacaggcgtggtgacagtagtggtgggtggagacaggtggagacaggcgtggtgacagtactggtgggtggagacaggcgtggtgacagtagtggtgggtggagacaggcgtggtgacagtagtggtgggtggagacaggtggagacaggcgtggtgacagtagtggtgggtggagacaggcgtggtgacagtagtggtgggtggagacaggtggagacaggcgtggtgacagtagtggtgggtggagacaggcgtggtgacagtagtggtgggtggagacaggtggagacaggcgtggtgacagtagtggtgggtggagacaggcgtggtgacagtagtggtgggtggagacaggtggagacaggcgtggtgacagtagtggtgggtggagacaggcgtggtgacagtagtggtgggtggagacaggcgtggtgacagtagtggtgggtggagacAGGTGGAGACAGGCGTGGTGACAGTACTGGTGGGTGGAGACAGGTGGAGACAGGCGTGATGACAGTACTGGTGGGTGGAGACAGGCGTGGTGACAGTACTGGTGGGTGGAGACAGGTGGAGACAGGCGTGGTGACAGTATTGGTGGGTGGAGACAGGTGCAGACAGGCGTGGTGACAATACTGGTGGGTGGAGACAGGTGCAGATAGGcgtggtgacagtagtggtgggtggagacAGGCGTGGTGACAGTACTGGTGGGTGGAGACAGGCGTGGTGACAGTACTGGTGGGTGGAGACAGGCGTGGTGACAGTACTGGTGGGTGGAGACAGGTGGAGACAGGCGTGGTGACAGTACTGGTGGGTGGAGACAGGTGGAGACAGGCGTGGTGACAGTGCTGGAGGGTGGAGACAGGTGGAGACAGGCGTGGTGACAGTACTGGTGGGTGGAGACAGGCGTGGTGACAGTACTGGTGGGTGGAGACAGGTGGAGACAGGTGTGGTGACAGTACTGGTGGGTGGAGACAGGTGGAGACAGGCGTGGTGACAGTACTGGTGGGTGGAGACAGGTGGAGACAGGCGTGGTGACAGTACTGGTGGGTGGAGACAGGCGTGGTGACAGTACTGGTGGGTGGAGACAGGTGGAGACAGGCGTGGTGACAGTACTGGTGGGTGGAGACAGGTGGAGACAGGCGTGGTGACAGTACTGGTGGGTGGAGACAGGTGGAGACAGGCGTGGTGACAGTACTGGTGGGTGGAGACAGGTGGAGACAGGCGTGGTGACAGTACTGGTGGGTGGAGACAGGTGGAGACAGGCGTGGTGACAGTACTGGTGGGTGGAGACAGGTGGAGACAGGCGTGGTGACAGTACTGGTGGGTGGAGACAAGTGCAGACaggtggtgacagtagtggtgggtggagacaggcgtggtgacagtagtggtgggtggagacaggtggagacaggcgtggtgacagtactggtgggtggagacaggtgcagacaggcgtggtgacagtactggtgggtggagacaggtggagacaggcgtggtgacagtactggtgggtggagacaggtgcagacaggcgtggtgacagtactggtgggtggagacaggtggagacaggcgtggtgacagtactggtgggtggagacaggtgcagacaggcgtggtgacagtagtggtgggtggagacaggcgtggtgacagtagtggtgggtggagacAGGTGGAGACAGGCGTGGTGACAGTACTGGTGGGTGGAGACAGGTGGAGACAGGCGTGGTGACAGTACTGGTGGGTGGAGACAGGTGCAGACAGGCGTGGTGACAGTACTGGTGGGTGGAGACAGGTGGAGACAGGAGAGGAGGGGCTAAGTGTTGGCGCGGCACGGGGCTCGCCATGGGCCAGCGTGGAGCTGTGTCATTATGGAGGAAGTTTTAATGACGGAGACGCCATGTTGGAGGTGGCGTGCCCCAGACACCTGATGTGTGGCAATGGTAACGTGGGGTgtatacacgcacgcacgcaaccccacacacacacacacacacactcacacacacacacacacacacacacacacacacacacacacacacacacacacacacacacacacacacacacacatacacacacacacacacacacaggggataggggaaaggggatagacaggaggcactgaactacaggccagtgtccctaacctgcataccatgcaagatgatggagaagattgtgcgaagaaagctagtggagcacctggagcgaaagaactttgtaacacagcaccaacatgggttcagggatggcaggtcctgcctcacagggttacttgaattctacgaccaggcaacaaaaataaggcaagaaagagaagggtgggcagactgcatatttttggattgtcagaaagcctttgatacagtgccacacaagaggctagtgaaaaagctggagatgcaggctggagtgaaagggaaggtactccgttagatacaggagtacctaagcaacaggagacaacgaatcagtgtgaggggtgaggtctcagattggcgagacgttacgagtggagtcccgccggggtcagtccttggacctatactgtttctggtatatgtaaatgatctcccagagggtatagaatcgtttctctcaatgtttgccgatgatgcaaaaattatgaggaggattgaaactgaggacgatagtaggaggctacaagatgacctagacagactgagtgaatggtccaacaaatggctgttgaagttcaacccgagtaaatgcaaagtaatgaaactaggcagtggaaacaggaggccagatacaggatatagaataggagatgaagtacttaatgaaaaggatagagagaaagatctagaagttgatatcacaccaaacctgtctcctgaatcccacataaaaagaataacgtctgcggcatatgcgaggctggctaacatcagaacagcgttcaggaacctgtgtaaggaatcattcagagtcttgtacaccacatatgtaagaccaatcctggagtatgcggccccagcatggagcccataccttctcaagcacaagactaagctggaaaaagtccaaaggtatgccactagactagtcccagaactaggaggcatgagttacgaggaaaggctgcgggaaatgcaccttgcgacactggaagacagaaaaataaggggagacatgatcaaaacctacaaaatcctcagaggaatcgaccgggtaaacaaggataaactattcaacactggtgggatgcaaacaaggggacacaggtggaaactgagtacccacatgagccagagacgttagaaggaactttttcagtgtcagagtagttaacggatggaatgcattaggcagtgatgtggtggaggctgactccatacacagtttcaaatgtagatatgatagagcccagtaggctcaggaatctgtacatcagttgattgacagttaagaggagggtccaaagagccaaagctcaacccccgcaagcacaaataggtgagtacaaatgggtgagtacacacatacacacatacacacacacacacatacacacacacacacacacacacacacacacacacacacacacacacacacacacacacacacacacacacacacacacatcacaacaggCACCAtgccgatgggaggaccaagagtagtagtagcagtgatatataaccctccaccaaatgaaagaagacccaggcaagagtatggcagaaacaacatggcagttaacactatcatTGAGATGGTacccgctgctgcctgtagaaaccgatcccatctgctcatcatgggggactctaatcatggaaggatagactgggaaaacagggaACCACAtaaaggtgaggaaacatggagagcgaaactgctggaggtgacgactagaaattttttaagtcagcatgtcaagggtcccacgagaatgagaggcaatgatgaaccaccaagactcgacctagtgttcactctgaacgattcagacataagggaaaacagtcttgaagcccccgtgggtatgagtgatcacagtgtactgttgtttgagtatctgATCGAAGAAGGGTTAAATGTACTcgaagggaccagaaagcaagaggccAGCATtcaggaagggaaactatgaggagatgagaaaattcgtaactgatatagcttgggaaacagagctcagaggaaatacgattcaagacatgatggactacatcacacacaagagtaaggaggcagcagacaagtacgTCCCagtctaaaaagaaaaaaattatatgaagatgagaaacccatggtttaatcagagttgtaagctagcaaaagctaagtaaaagggcatggagaaactatagaagcaacagaacactagagagcacagaaagataccagagcgccaggaatgaatacatcagggttagaagagaggtagagagacaatatggaaatgacatagcgagcaaggcaaagattcaacccaaactgctgcatagccacatcaggaggaaaacaacagtgaaggaacaggtaatgaaactgaggataggggcagaaagattcactacaaacgacaaggaagtgtgcgagaaactcaataagaaattccaggaggtcttcgccTCAGAGCATGGAGAGGTCCCAGAGATAAAGCAGGGAACACgaacccagacaccactagaggagtttgtgattaccagtggggaggtgaggcatcatctgctagatttggacgtgacaaaggctataggcccggatgaaaTCTCACcagggattctaaaggaaggagcagaagctctgtgcctgccactctccatggtgtacaacaaattactggcaacaggggaactgccaaaaatttggaagacggccaatgtagtcccaatatacaagaagggtgatagacaggaggcactgaactacaggccagtgtccctaacttgcattccatgcaagatgatggagaagattgtgcgaaaaaagctagtggaacatctggagcaaaataaATTTGTAAcataacatcagcatgggttcagagatggcaaatcatgtctagcaggtttaattgagttctatgaccaggcaacaaaaattagacgagagagagggctgggcagactgcatatttctagactgcctgaaagccattgacacagtaccacataagacactagtgcacaaactggagatgcagacaggagtgaaagggaaggtattccactggataagggagtacctaagcaacaggacacagctagacattgtgaggggtgaggtctcggagtggaggggagtcaccagtggagttccacagggatGAGACCTTcggcctatactgtttctgatatacgtaaatgatctcccagaaggaattgactcgttcctctcaatgtttgctgatgatgcaaaagttatgaggaggatcaggacagaggaagatataaagaggctacaagatgacctaggcaaATTGAAGGAAttatccgacaaatggctactaaagttcaacccaagtaaatgtaaggtaatgaaactaggaggaggcactaggaggccaaacactggataccgaatgggagataaagtccttcacgaaacggacaaagagaaagatctgggagttgatatcacgccaaacctgtctcccgaagcccacatcaaaagaataacatcagcggcatatgcgaggctgactaacatcagaactgctttcagaaacctgtgtaaggaatccttcagaaccttgtataccacatatgtaagaccaatcctatagtatgcggccccagcatgaagcgcgtaccttgtcaagcacaagacgaagctggaaaagttcagaggtataccactagggtagtcccagatctaagaggcatgagttatgaggacagactacgtgaactgcacctcacgtagctggaagacagaagagctaggggagacatgatcaccacatacaaaattctcaggggaattgacagggtagacaaggatggattatttaacacgggtggtacacgcacaagggcacataggtggaagctgagtacccaaatgtgccacagagacattagaaagaactttttcagtgtcagagtagttaacaggtggaatgcattaggcagtgatgtggtggaggctgactccatacacagtttcaaatgtagatatatatgatagagcccagtaggctcaggaacctgtacacctgttgattgacagttgagaggcgggaccaaagagccaaagctcaaccaagcacatctaggtgagtacacacacacacacacacgctaggaGCGTTCCTAACTAGCCTGGTGCTGGGGGCTAGGAGCGTTCCTAGCTAGCCTGGTGCTGGGGGCTAGGAGCGTTCCTAGCTAGCCTGGTGCTGGGGGCTAGGAGCGTTCCTAGCTAGCCTGGTGTTGGGGGCTAGGAGCGTTCCTAGCTAGCCTGGTGCTGGGGGCTAGGAGCGTTCCTAGCTAGCCTGGTGCTGGGGGCTAGGAGCGTTCCTAGCTAGCCTGGTGTTGGGGGCTAGGAGCGTTCCTAGCTAGCCTGGTGCTGGGGGCTAGGAGCGTTCCTAGCTAGC
The sequence above is a segment of the Procambarus clarkii isolate CNS0578487 chromosome 44, FALCON_Pclarkii_2.0, whole genome shotgun sequence genome. Coding sequences within it:
- the LOC138350097 gene encoding fap1 adhesin-like, with translation MALRFILIVPLLFLRDHVNDHVNAHINDHVNDRVNDHINDHVKDHVNDHANDHVNDHVNDHVKDHVNDHVNDHVNDYVHDHVNDHVNEHVNDHVNDHVNDLVHDRVNDHVIDHVNDHVNDHVNDHVNDHVNDYVHDHVNDHVNDHVNDHVNDHVNDHVNNHVHDHVHDHDHANDHVNDHVNDHVNDHVNDHVNDHVNDHINDHVKDLVHDHVNDLVNDHVNDHVKDLAHDHVNDHVYDHVNDHVYDHVYDHVNNLVSDHVNEHVKDHVNDHVHDHVNDHVNDHVNDHIHDHVNDHVKDHVKDHVKDHVNDHVYDHVNDHVNDHVNDHVNDHVNDHVNDHVNDHVNDHIHDHVNDHVNDHVHVHVNDHVNDHVNGHVNDHIHDHVNDLVHDHDLDHVNDHVHDHVHDYVNDHVNDHVNDHVNDHVNDHVNGHVNDHVNDHVKDHVNDHANDHVNDHVNDHVNDLVNDHGNDHVHDHVEDHVNEHVHDHVHDHVNDHVYDHMVSSIWRGFREQTHRWHCRHRSVLRCWAQVRNIHDHVHDHDNDHVNDHVHDHVSDHVNYHVSDHVNYHVNDHVNDHVNDHINDHVHDHVDDHVIQIIPVC